A genomic stretch from Canis lupus familiaris isolate Mischka breed German Shepherd chromosome 17, alternate assembly UU_Cfam_GSD_1.0, whole genome shotgun sequence includes:
- the GEMIN6 gene encoding gem-associated protein 6 isoform X3, whose protein sequence is MVLGEQGALLSPYKNLRSAMNEWMKKGPLEWQDYTYKEVRVTASEKEYKGWVLTTDPVSANIVLVNFLEDGSMSVTGIMGHAVQTVETVNEGDHGVREKLKHLFMSGDCKAYSPEDLEKRKNSLKKWLEKNHIPITEQGDSRRTLCVAGVLTIEPPYGPENCSSPNEIILSRVQDLIQGHLAASQ, encoded by the exons ATGGTTCTAGGGGAACAAGGAGCCTTATTATCACCATACAAAAACCTCag ATCAgccatgaatgaatggatgaagaaaggCCCCTTAGAATGGCAAGATTACACGTACAAAGAAGTCAGAGTGACAGCCAGTGAGAAGGAATATAAAGGATGGGTTTTAACCACAGACCCCGTTTCTGCCAA TATTGTCCTGGTGAACTTCCTAGAAGATGGCAGCATGTCTGTGACTGGAATTATGGGCCATGCTGTGCAGACTGTTGAAACTGTGAACGAAGGGGACCATGGAGTGAGAGAGAAGCTGAAACATTTGTTCATGTCTGGAGACTGCAAGGCCTACAGCCCTGAGGatctggagaagagaaagaacagccTAAAGAAATGGCTCGAGAAGAACCACATCCCCATCACTGAGCAGGGAGATTCACGAAGGACTTTGTGTGTGGCTGGGGTTCTGACAATAGAACCACCCTATGGTCCAGAAAATTGCAGCAGTCCTAATGAGATTATTCTGTCCCGTGTTCAGGATCTTATTCAAGGACATCTTGCAGCTTCCCAATGA
- the GEMIN6 gene encoding gem-associated protein 6 isoform X1 → MCLALEPLLLPPGWCSLRTTRKWSNPAEKQLESASGSAMNEWMKKGPLEWQDYTYKEVRVTASEKEYKGWVLTTDPVSANIVLVNFLEDGSMSVTGIMGHAVQTVETVNEGDHGVREKLKHLFMSGDCKAYSPEDLEKRKNSLKKWLEKNHIPITEQGDSRRTLCVAGVLTIEPPYGPENCSSPNEIILSRVQDLIQGHLAASQ, encoded by the exons ATGTGCCTCGCTCTAGAGCCTTTGCTGCTGCCCCCGGGTTGGTGCAGCCTCCGGACTACTAGGAAATGGTCAAATCCAGCGGAGAAACAGCTAGAGAGCGCTAGTGG ATCAgccatgaatgaatggatgaagaaaggCCCCTTAGAATGGCAAGATTACACGTACAAAGAAGTCAGAGTGACAGCCAGTGAGAAGGAATATAAAGGATGGGTTTTAACCACAGACCCCGTTTCTGCCAA TATTGTCCTGGTGAACTTCCTAGAAGATGGCAGCATGTCTGTGACTGGAATTATGGGCCATGCTGTGCAGACTGTTGAAACTGTGAACGAAGGGGACCATGGAGTGAGAGAGAAGCTGAAACATTTGTTCATGTCTGGAGACTGCAAGGCCTACAGCCCTGAGGatctggagaagagaaagaacagccTAAAGAAATGGCTCGAGAAGAACCACATCCCCATCACTGAGCAGGGAGATTCACGAAGGACTTTGTGTGTGGCTGGGGTTCTGACAATAGAACCACCCTATGGTCCAGAAAATTGCAGCAGTCCTAATGAGATTATTCTGTCCCGTGTTCAGGATCTTATTCAAGGACATCTTGCAGCTTCCCAATGA
- the GEMIN6 gene encoding gem-associated protein 6 isoform X2, with protein sequence MNEWMKKGPLEWQDYTYKEVRVTASEKEYKGWVLTTDPVSANIVLVNFLEDGSMSVTGIMGHAVQTVETVNEGDHGVREKLKHLFMSGDCKAYSPEDLEKRKNSLKKWLEKNHIPITEQGDSRRTLCVAGVLTIEPPYGPENCSSPNEIILSRVQDLIQGHLAASQ encoded by the exons atgaatgaatggatgaagaaaggCCCCTTAGAATGGCAAGATTACACGTACAAAGAAGTCAGAGTGACAGCCAGTGAGAAGGAATATAAAGGATGGGTTTTAACCACAGACCCCGTTTCTGCCAA TATTGTCCTGGTGAACTTCCTAGAAGATGGCAGCATGTCTGTGACTGGAATTATGGGCCATGCTGTGCAGACTGTTGAAACTGTGAACGAAGGGGACCATGGAGTGAGAGAGAAGCTGAAACATTTGTTCATGTCTGGAGACTGCAAGGCCTACAGCCCTGAGGatctggagaagagaaagaacagccTAAAGAAATGGCTCGAGAAGAACCACATCCCCATCACTGAGCAGGGAGATTCACGAAGGACTTTGTGTGTGGCTGGGGTTCTGACAATAGAACCACCCTATGGTCCAGAAAATTGCAGCAGTCCTAATGAGATTATTCTGTCCCGTGTTCAGGATCTTATTCAAGGACATCTTGCAGCTTCCCAATGA